A portion of the Lolium rigidum isolate FL_2022 chromosome 1, APGP_CSIRO_Lrig_0.1, whole genome shotgun sequence genome contains these proteins:
- the LOC124686353 gene encoding uncharacterized membrane protein At1g16860-like yields MGSRFPSHQLSNGLYVSGRPEQPKEKAPVVCSAAMPYTGGDIKKSGELGKMFDLHAEKSRKSGPLGNQPSRNTSFGGAASNSGPASSAVGRSNYSGSISSAVPGTGGSARAKTNSGPLNKHGEPTKRSSGPQSGGVTPMARQNSGHLPPILPTTGLITSGPITSGQLNSSGAPRKVSGALDSNVSMKMRATSFAHNQAVTNLNEETGYSIRASVPKPILWTAILLFVMGFVAGGFILAAVHNSILLVVVVVIFGFVAALLIWNICWGTRGVTRFVSRYPDADLRNAKDGEYVKVTGVVTCGNFPLESSFQRVPRCVYTSTCLYEYRGWDSKAANTQHRRFTWGLRSIERHAVDFYISDFQSGLRALVKTGYGARVTPYVDESVVIDINPENKDMSPEFLRWLRERNLSSDDRIMRLKEGYINEGSTVSVIGVVQRNDNVLMVVPPPEPFNTGCQWGKCLLPTSLDGLVLRCEDTSNGDVIPV; encoded by the exons ATGGGTTCTCGGTTTCCATCCCACCAGTTAAGCAATGGTCTTTATGTCTCTGGACGACCTGAGCAACCTAAGGAGAAGGCTCCGGTTGTTTGCTCCGCAGCTATGCCATACACTGGCGGGGACATTAAGAAATCTGGAGAACTCGGGAAGATGTTTGATCTCCATGCTGAGAAGTCACGCAAATCTGGCCCTTTGGGTAATCAACCTTCAAGGAATACTTCATTTGGTGGCGCGGCTTCCAATTCAGGACCAGCATCTAGTGCTGTTGGTCGATCCAACTACTCTGGTTCTATTTCATCAGCGGTTCCTGGCACTGGAGGTTCAGCAAGAGCAAAGACTAATTCTGGACCACTCAATAAGCATGGAGAACCAACAAAGAGATCTTCTGGACCCCAATCAGGAGGAGTGACCCCAATGGCCCGCCAGAATTCTGGCCATTTACCTCCTATTCTTCCTACAACTGGGCTGATCACGTCAGGACCTATCACTTCTGGGCAGTTGAATTCGTCTGGTGCTCCGCGAAAAGTATCAGGCGCTCTCGATTCTAATGTATCAATGAAGATGCGAGCCACCTCGTTTGCTCATAATCAGGCTGTTACAAATCTTAACGAGGAAACTGGCTACTCAATAAGGGCCAGTGTGCCAAAGCCAATACTCTGGACAGCCATTCTGCTCTTTGTTATGGGGTTCGTAGCTGGTGGCTTCATTCTTGCCGCCGTTCATAATTCAATTCTgctagttgttgttgtggtgatATTTGGGTTTGTTGCTGCACTCTTGATTTGGAATATTTGCTGGGGAACAAGAGGAGTCACTAGGTTTGTCAGTCGATATCCTGACGCTGATCTCAGAAATGCAAAAGATGGAGAGTATGTAAAGGTTACCGGG GTTGTTACTTGTGGAAATTTCCCCCTCGAGTCCTCGTTTCAAAGGGTTCCAAGATGTGTGTACACTTCAACCTGCTTGTATGAGTATAGGGGTTGGGACTCAAAAGCTGCCAACACTCAGCATCGCCGATTTACTTGGGGATTACGGTCAATTGAG CGACATGCGGTTGATTTCTACATCTCTGATTTCCAATCTGGGCTGCGAGCATTGGTCAAAACAGGGTACGGTGCACGGGTAACCCCATATGTGGATGAATCTGTTGTTATCGACATAAATCCAGAAAACAAGGACATGTCCCCTGAATTTTTAAGATGGCTACGGGAGAGGAATCTCTCAAGTGATGATCGCATAATGCGCCTAAAAGAAGG ATACATAAATGAGGGAAGCACCGTGAGTGTCATCGGTGTTGTTCAAAGGAATGACAATGTGTTGATGGttgttccgcctcctgaacccttCAACACTGGCTGCCAATGGGGCAAGTGCCTCCTCCCAACTAGCCTTGATGGACTAGTGTTGAGATGTGAAGATACATCAAACGGTGATGTAATACCAGTTTAG